The sequence below is a genomic window from Paenibacillus silvisoli.
TGACGGTACAAGAACCATTGATTGGAATGTTATTCAATCCAATATCAAGCTCATTAGCTCCTATAAAGAAATTATGAATTCCTCGGCGATCTTGAATAAAGTGATTGTTCAGTATCCGGAATTGCATGCAACGCCTGGTGAAATTAGCTCCGCCTTGCAAGTCAGCTCCGCGAGCGATTCTCAGGTCATGAATATCGAAGTAAAGAGTACTTCCGTTGAACGAGCAGTTAATATTGTTAATGCTGTTGCTACGGTGTTCAAAAATGAAATCCCGTCCATCATGAAAGTCGACAACGTCACCATTTTGACTGAAGCGAATGCAGATGCATCTGCTGCTCCGATTAATAAAAGTCCTATTTTCTACATCATCTTGAGTTTCATTGTATCGCTTATGCTGGCAATCGGCTTGGTCTTCTTACTCGATTACTTCGATGACACCATCAAGAGCGAAGACGATGTGTTGAAGTCGCTTGATCTTCCGATGCTGTCGCATATTACTAGAATCAATAAATCGGAGTTTAGTCCCCGTAAATCGCGTTCATCCAAGACGAAAGCAGGTGAAGGCACTTATGTCACAGCAGGACAATAAGCAGCGGCGTCATCTCATTACCGCTATTAATCCAAAGTCAATCGTTTCAGAGGCGTATCGCACGCTGCGGACGAATATTCAATTCTCGGCGATTGATCGGCAAATGAAAGTGCTTATGGTCGCTTCCGCTACTGTAGGAGAAGGGAAGACAACTACGGTTACGAATCTTGCGGTGACCTATGCGCAAGAAGGAAAGAAAGTACTTCTCATTGACGCCGATTTACGAAATCCTTCCTTGCATCTTGTATTCCAACTAACAAACCGAATTGGTTTAACGAGCGCATTTCTCCATCAACAATCGCTAACGGATGTGATTGGAGAAACGAATATAGACAATCTCTTCGTTCTCACCTCCGGACCTGTTCCGCCTAATTCTTCTGAAATATTAGGCTCGCAGCGTATGCAATTCCTTTTGGAAGAATTGAAGAACATGTACGATGTCATTCTCTTCGATACGCCGCCTGTGCTTCCGGTAGCTGATAGTCTCATTGTATCTTCCTACTGCGACGGAGTAGTCCTTGTCGTGCATGCAGGCAAAACGAAAAAAGAGATTGTTAAGAAAGCGAAAGCCAGCCTGGATCATGTGAAAGCCCGCATACTCGGTGTCGTTCTCAATAATAATGAGCGATCAAAGAATGAGGGCCGATATTACAACTATTACGGGTGAAAATAATAGAGCGCAGCAGGTAAACAGACCTTAGGTGATGTCTACTGAACCTTTATCACATGTAGGCACTCGATCATGCTGTGGGCTGGCTTTGCCAGCCTTAGACGTTCATCGTCAAGGGTGTGATGTGAGGCGGGGTTAAATGCCCTTTCTATCGCAGCCATGAACAGCTAAAAAAACGAGCTATGTTTTTTTAGGCGAAAGAAAGTATAGCTGGTTTTTTTAACTGCAAGCATTTTGCTTCAGTAATTAGTT
It includes:
- a CDS encoding YveK family protein — its product is MELKDLMKIIRKRLLLISVIVIAACALTGVKTFLYTDPVYQATAKLIVSQSFEVDGTRTIDWNVIQSNIKLISSYKEIMNSSAILNKVIVQYPELHATPGEISSALQVSSASDSQVMNIEVKSTSVERAVNIVNAVATVFKNEIPSIMKVDNVTILTEANADASAAPINKSPIFYIILSFIVSLMLAIGLVFLLDYFDDTIKSEDDVLKSLDLPMLSHITRINKSEFSPRKSRSSKTKAGEGTYVTAGQ
- a CDS encoding CpsD/CapB family tyrosine-protein kinase produces the protein MSQQDNKQRRHLITAINPKSIVSEAYRTLRTNIQFSAIDRQMKVLMVASATVGEGKTTTVTNLAVTYAQEGKKVLLIDADLRNPSLHLVFQLTNRIGLTSAFLHQQSLTDVIGETNIDNLFVLTSGPVPPNSSEILGSQRMQFLLEELKNMYDVILFDTPPVLPVADSLIVSSYCDGVVLVVHAGKTKKEIVKKAKASLDHVKARILGVVLNNNERSKNEGRYYNYYG